TATCGAGCCTTTCAGTTGCTGCGCGCACGCCCTTTGCCACACCGCTCAGGGATGTGTCGCTTGCGGTCCGCTCAGGCGAAATCCTGGCGATTGCCGGCGTTGCCGGAAACGGGCAGGGCGAGCTTTTTGACGCCTTGTCGGGCGAATATCCGGTGGCGCAGCCTGAGGCGATCATGATCCGCAGGAAGCCTGTCGGCACGCAGGGCATCACCGCCCGCCGCCTGCTCGGAGCGGGTTTCGTCCCCGAAGAGCGCCACGGCCACGCCGCAGTTTCAGCCATGAAACTTTCGGATAATGTGGTGCTCGCGCGCAGCCAGTCGGATCGCAGGGCCTTCCTTGGCGGCGGCTTTCTCAAGGTCATCCGGCGCGCAGCGGTGAGGAGTGCGGCAAAACGCATTTCGGAAAGCATGGATGTGCGAAAGAGCGGTGAGGATCCCGCCGCAGGGGCGTTGTCAGGCGGCAATCTTCAGAAGTTCATCGTCGGCCGGGAGCTCGATCGCCAACCGGCGGTCCTCGTTGTCAATCAGCCGACCTGGGGCGTCGACGCGGGAGCTGCGAGCCACATTCGTCAGGCCCTCGTCGATCTCGCACGAGCCGGCTCTGCCGTCCTCGTCATCAGTCAGGACCTCGACGAGATATTCGAAGTCGCAACCGATATCGCCGTCATCTCGGAAGGGCGTCTCTCGCCGCCGTTCCCGGCCGGCGAACTGACCCGCGAGCGGATCGGCATCCTGATGGGCGGTCTGCATGAAAGCAGGCCTGCCGCGGAGGCCGGCGATGCGCATTGAACTCGAAAAACGGCCGCAGGTCTCGAAACTCTTCGGATTCGTTTCACCGCTCCTGGCGCTAGTGCTGACGCTGATTGCAGGCAGCATCATGTTCGCTCTGCTCGGCAAGGATCCGGTGGGGGCGCTGGACGCCTTCTTCGTCGAACCCTTGCTTGAAGTCTGGTCGCTGCACGAACTGGCGATTAAAGCAGCGCCGCTCATCCTCATCGCAGTGGGCCTTTCGGTTTGCTATCGCTCGAACAACTGGAATATTGGTGCCGAGGGCCAGTTCACCATCGGCGCTATCGCAGGCTCGATTCTGCCGATCGTCTTCTACGATTGGCATTCGCCGATTGTGCTGCCGCTGATGCTCATCATGGGCGCCACCGGCGGTGCGCTCTTCGCCGCCATCCCGGCACTCCTGAAAGCTCACTTCAATACCAATGAAATTCTGACCTCGCTGATGTTGGTCTATATCGCCCAGCTTTTCCTCGACTGGCTGATCCGCGGCGCCTGGCGCGATCCGAAGGGTTTCAATTTTCCCGTTTCGCGGGACTTTGCTCCGGAAGCGGTCCTTCCTGCTATTTGGGAAGAGTCGGGGCGCGCGCACTGGGCCTTCGTTCTCGCGATCCTGGCGGCGATCCTCATCTGGTTCATGATGCGTTATACGCTGAAGGGCTTCGAGATCGTGGTGCTTGGCCAGTCCGAACGGGCAGGGCGCTTTGCCGGCTTCTCCTCGAGGCGGATGATCTGGTTCAGCTTTCTGTTGTCCGGCGCGCTTGCCGGTCTCGCCGGCATTTGCGAAGTGTCTGGTTCGATCGGCCACCTGCAGCCGGCCATTTCGCCGGGTTACGGCTTTACTGCGATCATCGTCGCCTTTCTCGGACGCCTCAATCCCCTCGGCATCACTGCCTCCGGCCTAGTGCTGGCGCTCACCTATCTCGGCGGCGAGGCGGCACAACTCTCGATCGGCGTGTCCGACAAGGTGACGCGTGTCTTCCAGGGGCTCCTGCTCTTTTTCGTGCTCTCGTGCGACACGCTGATCTTCTACAGGATCAGGATCGTCTGGTCGCGGGTGCAGGCTGTCACCGGAAAGGTGGCGCAATGATCTTCGAAGCGATATTGCTGACCGTCATCACGGCCGCCACGCCTCTCGTGATCGCTGCATTCGGTGAACTCGTGACAGAGCGCGCCGGTGTCTTGAACCTGGGCGTTGAGGGAATGATGATTATGGGCGCCGTCGGCGCCTTTGCGGCAGCCCAGGCCACCGGATCGCCATATATCGGCCTGCTGGCCGGAATCGCGACCGGCGCAGTGTTCTCGCTTTTCTTCGGCTTCCTGACGCTGACGCTGGTAACCAACCAGGTCGCGACCGGTCTTTCGCTGACGATCCTCGGGCTTGGAGCCTCCGGGATGCTCGGCGAGAGCTATGTCGGCATCCCCGGGATCAAGGTTCCACAGGTCTACATTCCCTATCTTTCCGAGATCCCCTTCATCGGACCGGTGCTTTTCCATCAGGACCTGGTTTTCTACCTGTCGATTGTGCTCGTCATCGGCATCAACTGGTTCCTCTTCAAAAGCCGCAGTGGTCTGAAACTGCGGGCAATCGGCGACAATCACGGTTCGGCACACGCGCTCGGCATCGATGTCATTCGTACCCGCTACCTGGCGGTCATGTTCGGCGGCGCCTGTGCCGGGCTTGCCGGCGCGCAGCTTTCGCTCGTCTATACACCGCAATGGGTGGAAAACATGGCGGCGGGGCGCGGCTGGATCGCGCTTGCGCTCGTCGTCTTTGCGTCTTGGCGGCCATGGCGAGTGCTTGCGGGAGGCTACCTGTTCGGTGCGGTATCGATCGGCCAGCTTCATGCGCAGGCCTTTGGGATAGGCATTCCCTCGCAGTTTCTTTCGATGCTGCCCTATGCCGCGACTATTGTCGTTCTCATCATCATTTCTCATAATCGGCGCACGACGTTGATCAACACGCCGGCATCGCTTGGCAAGGCTTTCGTGCCTGACCGGTGACGCATAACAACAGACGGGTTTCAAAACTCCCAACCAACAGGGGCTAAAATGAAGAAACTAGCACTCGCACTTGCGGCAACCGCTGCGCTTGTCATCAGCGTCGGCTCGACCGCACAAGCCGCAGACAAAACCAAGGTCTGCTTTATCTATGTCGGCACCCGCACGGACGGCGGCTGGACGCAAGCCCATGAAAACGGCCGCCTCGAGGTCGAAAAGGAATTCGGCGACAAGGTCGAAACACCTTACCTCGAAAGTGTTCCGGAAGGCCCGGATGCCGAGCGCGCGATCGAGCGTATGGCCCGCTCCGGCTGCTCGCTGATCTTCACCACCTCGTTCGGCTTCATGGATGCAACCATCAAGGTCGCCCAGAAGTTCCCGAAGGTGAAGTTTGAGCATGCAACCGGCTTCAAGGCAGCGGAGAACGTCGCGACCTACAATTCGCGCTTCTATGAGGGCCGCTACATTCAGGGCCAGATCGCCGCCAAGATGTCCAAGAAGGGGCTGGCTGGCTACATCGCCTCGTTCCCGATTCCGGAAGTGGTGATGGGGATCAACGCTTTCGAACTCGGCGCCAAGTCCGTCAATCCCGACTTCAAGCTGAAGGTCGTATGGGCCAACACCTGGTTTGACCCTGGCAAGGAAGCCGACGCCGCCAAGGCACTGATCGACCAGGGCGTCGACATCTTGACACAGCACACCGACACCACGGCGCCGATGCAGGTTGCCGCCGAACGCGGCATCATGGCTTTCGGTCAGGCATCGGACATGATCAAAGCAGGTCCGAAGACCCAGTTGACGGCAATCGTCGACACATGGGGCGCTTACTATATCAAGCGAACAAGGGCGCTGCTCGAAGGTACCTGGAAGTCTGAACAGATCTGGGATGGCCTGAAGGACGGCATTCTGACCATGGCGCCCTACACGAACATGCCAGACGACGTAAAGAAGATGGCCGAAGAAACCGAGGCCAAGATCAAATCCGGCGAGCTGCATCCATTCACCGGTCCGATCAACAAGCAGGACGGAACGCCGTGGCTGAAGGATGGCGAGAAGGCCGATGATGGCACGCTGCTCGGCATGAACTTTTACGTCCAAGGAGTCGACGACAAACTGCCGCAATAAGATCGCTGTCCTTGGCAGTTGCAAGGCGCTTCCTCTGGGGAGCGCTTTTTTTTCGAGCCGTCGTAAAAATAATAATTTACAAAAGTAATACTATATGATTTTTTCTCTCCTGCGCCGCGAGGAGCGGCATTTGGGAGAGACAATCATGAAATTGAAAAATGCACTTTTGAGTGCCACGGTTCTGGCTGCCTGCATGTTCGGTTCAGCGTCTGCAGCTGAGCTTGTCGTGGGCTTTTCGCAGATCGGGTCGGAATCCGGCTGGCGTGCCGCTGAGACGACGGTGACGAAGCAGGAAGCTGAGAAGCGCGGCGTTGATCTGAAATTTTCGGATGCCCAGCAGAAACAGGAGAACCAGATCAAGGCGCTGCGTTCCTTCGTTGCACAAGGCGTCGACGCGATTTTCCTCGCTCCCGTCGTCGAGACCGGTTGGGACGATGTCCTCAAGGAAGCCAAGGAAGCCGAAATCCCGGTCATCCTGCTCGACCGTACCATCAAGGCTCCGGATGACCTCTATTTGACGGCCGTGACCTCCGACCAGGTTCATGAAGGCAAGGTTGCGGGCGAATGGCTCGTCAAGAATGCCGGCGACAAAAAGTGCAACATCGTCGAGCTGCAAGGCACCACCGGTTCCTCCCCAGCTATTGCCCGCAAGAAGGGCTTCGAGGAGGCGCTTGCTGGCCATGACAACTTCAAGATCGTCCGCAGCCAGACCGGCGACTTCACCCGCGCCAAGGGCAAGGAAGTCATGGAGAGCTTCCTGAAGGCTGAAAACGGCGGCAAGGACATCTGCGCGCTTTATGCCCACAACGACGATATGGCCGTTGGTGGCATTCAGGCGATCAAGGAAGCCGGCTTGAAGCCCGGCAAGGATATCCTCGTCGTCTCGATCGACGCCGTTCCGGACATCTTCCAGGCGATGGCGGCAGGCGAGGCCAACGCGACGGTCGAGCTTACGCCAAACATGGCCGGGCCGGCATTCGATGTGCTTGAGGCCTACCTGAAGGACAAGAAGGAGCCGCCGAAGTGGATCCAGACGGAATCGAAGCTCTATACGCCGGCTGATGATCCGATGAAGGTATACGAAGCCAAGAAGGGCCTCGGTTACTAATTGACACTGTAGCCGCACCGGCGCTCATGGCCGGTGCGGCGCTGCCCGTTCGAACGGGACATCATGCCCGTCAAGTGCAAGGGCATGGGCGGTCAATATCTGGAAAATATCGAGCCATGATTCACGAATTCGAGAACGTTCTCGTCGCGTCCGGAATATCGAAATTCTTCCCCGGCGCCGTTGCGTTGGACAGGGTCGATTTCACGCTTCGCAAGGGCGAGGTCCATGCGCTGCTCGGCGAAAACGGAGCCGGCAAATCCACACTCATAAAATGCCTGACCGGCGCCTATCGCCGCGACGATGGAAGACTGGCGCTCGAGGGCAGCGAGATCGATCCCACAGACACGCTGGCGGCACAGAGGCTCGGCATCGGGACTGTCTATCAGGAGGTGAATCTCCTGCCGAATCTCAGCGTCGCCGAAAACCTTTTCCTTGGCCGTCAGCCGCTGCGTTTCGGCATGATCGACACGCGTGCAATGAACCGGATGTCGCGCGAGCTACTGGCGCAATATGGCCTGGACATCGATGTCACGGCACAGCTCGACCGCTTCTCCGTCGCCGTCCAGCAGGTGATCGCCATTGCCCGTGCAGTCGATCTTTCCGGCAAGGTTCTGATCCTTGACGAGCCGACGGCGAGCCTTGATACGCACGAAGTCGCGATGCTTTTCAATGTCATTAATGACTTGAAGAGACGTGGATTAGGAATTGTGTTTATTACACATTTTTTGGAACAGGTTTACGCGATCAGCGACCGGATCACGGTGCTTCGCAACGGCAGGCTTGTCGGCACCCGGGAAGTGGCGGAACTACCGCGGCAGGCGCTGATCCCGATGATGCTCGGCCGCGAACTGGCACAGACGGAAGAGGCCGCAAAGGAACGCACGACCGTTGCAGGCAGCGTCAAATATCGCTTCGAGGGCTATGGCAAGCGTGGCAAGGTCAAGCCTTTCGATCTCGACATTCGCGTGGGCGAAGTCGTCGGCATAGCCGGCCTGCTCGGTTCGGGACGGACAGAGACGGCAGAACTTTTCTTCGGCATAGAGCATGCCGACAGTGGCAGGGCGGTGATCGATGGCAAGGTCGTGGCGCTGTCGAGCCCGCGCGCTGCGATCAGGCACGGCTTCGGGTTCTGCCCGGAGGACCGCAAGACCGACGGGATTATCGGCGATCTGTCGATCCGCGAGAATATCGCGCTGGCGCTTCAGGCCCGCCGCGGCTGGGCGAGACCGCTATCGCGCGGCGAACAGAACGCTCTTGCGGACCAATATATAAAGGCGCTCGATATCCGCACGACCGACCGCGAGAAACCGATCCGGCTGCTTTCCGGCGGCAACCAGCAGAAGGCCATCCTCGCGCGCTGGCTTGCCACCAATCCCGATTTTCTGATCCTCGACGAACCGACGCGCGGCATCGACGTCGGTGCCCATGCCGAGATCATCCGGCTGATCGAGGAGCTTTGTGCAAAGGGCATGTCGCTGATTGTGATTTCATCTGAATTGGAAGAGCTTGTCGCCTATAGTTCACGCGTCGTCGTCCTTCGCGACCGCGAACACGTTGCCCAGCTTGCTGGGGACCGCTTGACTGCATCCCACGTCATCGACGCGATCGTCGCGGCTGAACAGAAAATGGAGGATGCATGAATTCCTCGCTGAAGGCGCTTTCCATACGCCTGGCACCGCAATTGATTGCGCTGGCCGTCATTCTTTTGTTGAATTTCATCATGTTTCCGCAGTTTTTTAATGTCGTCGTTCAGAATGACCGCCTCTATGGCAGTCTGATCGACGTCCTGAACCGCGGCGCGCCCGTTGCCCTGCTCGCCATTGGCATGACGCTGGTGATCGCGACGAAGGGAATCGATCTTTCCGTCGGCGCCGTCATTGCCATCTGCGGTGCGGTTGCCGCATCGTCGATCGTCTCCGGAAATCCGCTGGCATACACGCTGATCACCACACTCTGCGTCGGGCTGCTATGCGGTGTTTGGAACGGCTTTTTGGTGGCGATCCTGAATATCCAGCCGATCATCGCCACGCTTGTGCTAATGGTCGCCGGACGCGGCATCGCGCAGTTGATCACCGAAGGGGTGATCATGACCTTCAATGATCCGGGTCTGATATTTTTCGGTAGCGGCTCCTTTGCGTTTTTGCCGATGCCCGTCGTGATCTGGCTGATCGCGGGCGCGTTGGTAATCCTGCTCGTCAGGCGGACCGCACTTGGAATGCTGATTGAATCGGTCGGGATAAATCGCCGTGCCAGCACGCTTTCAGGGGTTCGTACGCCCGTTCTTTTGATGGCGGTCTATATGCTGAGCGCGCTCTGTGCGGCGATCGCCGGCATTATCGTGGCCGCCGACATCAAGGGTGCTGATGCCAACAATGCCGGTCTCTGGCTGGAGCTCGATGCGATCCTTGCGGTGGTCGTTGGCGGTAATTCTCTCCTTGGCGGGCGCTTCAGCATCCTCGGCTCGCTGATCGGGGCAATGATCATCCAGGCAGTCAATACCGGTATCCTGCTGTCCGGTTTCCCACCGGAATTCAACCTGATCATCAAGGCCGTGATCGTCCTGATCATTCTCATCATCCAGTCGCCTGCGCTGCAATCGGCCGCAGTCTTCTTCAGCCGCAAGCCGGAAGCCAGAGCGGAGCTGTCGAAATGAACTCCAGATACCTGCCGCTCCTGGCAACCATCGTCATCTTCGTCCTTTCCTATGCTGCCTGCGCGCTGCAGTACCCGAACATGCTCTCGACCCGCGTCGCCGGCAATCTGTTGACCGACAACGCTTTCCTGGGAATAGCCGCGGTCGGCATGACCTTCGTCATCATTTCGGGTGGTATCGATCTTTCGATCGGCTCGGTCATCGCCTTTACCGGCGTGTTCCTTGCCGTCGTGCTGCGGGACACCTCAATTCATCCGCTTGCAGCCTTTGCGTTGGTTCTCGCCATCACCACCGCCTTCGGTGGACTGATGGGCGCGGTGATTCATTACTTGAAGATGCCGGCTTTCATCGTGACGCTTGCAGGCATGTTTCTGGCACGCGGCATGTCCTATGTGCTTTCGATCGACAGTATCCCCATCGACCACGATTACTATTCGACGCTGACCGGCATTTACTATCGGTTGCCGGGCGGCGGACGCCTGACGCTGGTCGGCGGGGTCATGCTGCTGGTTTTCATCGCCGGCGTCTTCATCGCCCATCGCACCCGCTTCGGAGCGAATGTCTACGCGCTCGGCGGCGGCGTCCAGACGGCGGAGTTGATGGGTGTGCCGGTCGGCCCGACGACCATCCGGATCTACGCGCTCTCTGGCTTTTTGGCGGGCCTATCCGGAATCGTTTTTTCGCTCTATACGTCTGCCGGATATTCTCTGGCGGCGGTCGGTGTCGAGCTTGACGCCATCGCGGCGGTGGTCATTGGGGGGACACTTCTGACCGGGGGGGCAGGATTCGTAGCGGGAACCTTCATCGGTCTCCTGATACAGGGGCTCATTCAGACATATATCACCTTCGACGGGACGCTCTCGAGCTGGTGGACGAAAATCCTGATCGGCCTTTTGCTATTTGCGTTTATCCTGATGCAAAAGGCCATCCTGTTCTTGTCCAGTTTGAACAAGAGGTACGCCTGACGGAGGACTTGTTGCGCAACCGATTGCTTGAGACACGAAGGACCGGTCGGAAGACCCGCACGAGCCACGCGCAGGTCGTGGACGAGCTTGGCAAGGCCATCGTTGCCGGAACCTATCCGGTCGGCTCGATTTTGCCCGGTGACGTCGAGCTTGCCCAGCGCTTCAAGGTCTCCCGCACCGTCCTTCGCGAAACGATGAAGACGCTTGCAGCCAAGGGAATGGTTGTTGCCAAGGCCCGTGTCGGCACGCGTGTGACGGAGAAGAACCTCTGGAACATGTTCGACAGTGAGATCATCGCCTGGCACTTCGACCACGGCGTCACCGAAGAATTCCTGCTTCAACTCTACGACATCCGCCTGGCGGTGGAACCTTTCGCCGCGGGCCTTGTGGCAGAACGTGCAAACGCCGATGACATCGCGACGCTGCGTGCACTGGCGCTCGATATGGCTGCGCCCGGTCACACGACGGAGAGCCTTGCGCTCGCCGACCTGAGATTCCATCTCGCTGTCGCGGATGCTTCCCACAACCCATTCATGCGCACGCTCGGAAGTTTGATCGAGGCCGCCCTCGTAGGCATGTTCCGACTCAGCACGCCGCCATCGCAGAACGGTTTCGCCAACATTGCCGACACGCATATGCGCATTGTCGATGCGATCGTCGCCGGCGACGTTGCCGGCGCCCGCAAGGCGATGGAAGATGTTATCGTTGAAGGCCGCGAACAAGTGCGTGACGCCTATGCGGCCTTCTCCGAGGTTTCCGCCTGATCTAATTTGATCTTTGTCGCAGCTTCGCCTTGCTGCTATGAGGCAGAGCTGAACAACGGATTCCCGGAGCTGCCCCATGGAACGCACCTGCCTTGCCGTCATTCTTGCCGCCGGCGACAGTACACGCATGAAATCCTCGAGATCGAAGGTGCTGCATCCGGTCGCCAACCGGCCGATGATCGCACATGTCGTGGACGCCGTGGCGAAGGCCGGCATTTCGTCGGTCGCTCTCGTTGTCGGTCGTGATGCCGACGAGGTCTCGAGGGCCGCCAGAATCGGGGGCGTCGAGGTCGAGGCACACTTGCAAAAGGAGCGCCTCGGAACTGGACATGCAGTTCTTGCAGCACGCGAAGCGATTAGCCGCGGCTATGACGATATCCTGGTAACCTATGGGGATGTCCCGTTGCAGACCGAGGGGCCGCTGAAGGCGGCGCGCCAGAAACTGGCGGAGGGCAGCGACATCGTCGTCATCGGCTTCCATACGAGCAAGCCCACAGGCTACGGCCGGTTGCTCGTCAAGGATGGCGAATTGTTTGCGATCCGCGAGGAGAAGGATGCGACCGATGCGGAGCGCGCCGTCACATGGTGCAATAGCGGCCTGATGGCGATCAACGGCCGCAAGGCGCTCGATCTTCTTGCGCGCGTTGGAAACGGCAATGCCAAAGGCGAGTACTATCTCACGGACCTCGTCGAGATTGCCCGCTCGCTCGGCGGTCGGGTAACGGCCGTCGATGCGCCGGAAGTGGAAATGACAGGCTGCAACAACAGGGCCGAGCTCGCGGCGATCGAACGGTTCTGGCAGGAGCGCCGCCGCCACGAATTGATGATCTCCGGCGTAACGATGATCGCCCCCGAAACCGTTTTCCTGTCCCACGACACGGTGATCGGCCAGGACGCGCTGATCGAGCCGAACGTCGTTTTCGGTCCGGGCGCGGTGATTGACGGCGGCGCGGTGATTCATGCTTTCTCCCATATTGAAGGCGCGCATGTGAGTGCCGGTGCGACGGTCGGCCCCTTTGCACGCCTGCGGCCGGGCGCCGATCTCGGCGAGAGATCGAAGGTCGGCAACTTCTGCGAAGTGAAGAACGGGCAGATCGGTGAGGGCGCCAAGGTCAATCATCTGACCTATATCGGTGATGCGGTCATCGGTGCCGGGGCCAATATCGGCGCGGGCACGATCACCTGCAATTATGACGGCGTGAACAAGCACGAGACCCGAATCGGCGCCAACGCCTTCATCGGCTCCAACAGCGCGCTGGTTGCTCCGGTCAGCATTGGTGACAGCGCCTATATTGCGTCGGGCAGCGTCATCACCCACAATGTTCCTGCCGAGGCGCTCGCTTTCGGCCGGGCGCGCCAGGAAATGAAACCGGGGCGCGCCACGTCGATCCGCGAGCGCGCACAGGCGATCAAGGCCGCAAAGCAAGCCAAGGCTGAGTAACGGCCGGAAATCGAAAGTGACCGGCTGACCGATTGAGAAACAACAGAAAATCGCTAGGACTTGCTCGTTATTTTCGAAGCGTTGGGGATTGTTCATGTGCGGTATTGTGGGGATCGTCGGCAGTCAGCCGGTCGCGGAACGTTTGGTCGATGCGCTGAAGCGGCTCGAGTATCGGGGTTACGATTCGGCGGGCGTCGCGACGATCCACGGTGGCGTGATGAGTCGCCGCCGCGCCAAGGGCAAGCTCTTCAATCTCGAGAAGTGCCTCGACCTCGAGCCGCTGCCCGGTACGACCGGCATCGCCCATACGCGCTGGGCAACGCACGGCGTTCCGAACGAGACGAATGCGCATCCGCATTTCGTCGAGGGCGTGGCGGTCGTTCACAACGGCATCATCGAGAATTTCTCGGAGCTTCGTGACGAGCTCAACGCGGATGGTGCCGTATTCGAAAGCCAGACCGACACCGAAGTCGTTGCCCACTTAATGGCGAGATACCTGCGCGAAGGACTTGAGCCCCGCGCTGCAATGCTGAGGATGCTGAACCGCGTGACAGGCGCCTATGCGCTGGTCGTCATGCTGCAAAGCGATCCGGGCACGTTGCTGGCAGCGCGCTCCGGCCCGCCCCTTGCCATCGGTTTCGGCAATGGCGAAATGTTCTTGGGCTCGGATGCAATCGCTCTATCGCCCTTTACCAACGAAATCACCTATCTCGTGGACGGCGACTGCGCGGTCATCACCCGCGACGGTGCGACCATCGTCGATTTCTCCGGAAACCCGCTAAACCGCCCGCGGCAGATATCGCAGGCGACGGCCTATGTCGTCGACAAGGGTAACCATCGTCACTTCATGGAGAAGGAAATTTATGAGCAGCCGGAAGTTA
Above is a window of Rhizobium etli 8C-3 DNA encoding:
- a CDS encoding FadR/GntR family transcriptional regulator; the protein is MRNRLLETRRTGRKTRTSHAQVVDELGKAIVAGTYPVGSILPGDVELAQRFKVSRTVLRETMKTLAAKGMVVAKARVGTRVTEKNLWNMFDSEIIAWHFDHGVTEEFLLQLYDIRLAVEPFAAGLVAERANADDIATLRALALDMAAPGHTTESLALADLRFHLAVADASHNPFMRTLGSLIEAALVGMFRLSTPPSQNGFANIADTHMRIVDAIVAGDVAGARKAMEDVIVEGREQVRDAYAAFSEVSA
- the ytfQ gene encoding galactofuranose ABC transporter, galactofuranose-binding protein YtfQ, whose amino-acid sequence is MKLKNALLSATVLAACMFGSASAAELVVGFSQIGSESGWRAAETTVTKQEAEKRGVDLKFSDAQQKQENQIKALRSFVAQGVDAIFLAPVVETGWDDVLKEAKEAEIPVILLDRTIKAPDDLYLTAVTSDQVHEGKVAGEWLVKNAGDKKCNIVELQGTTGSSPAIARKKGFEEALAGHDNFKIVRSQTGDFTRAKGKEVMESFLKAENGGKDICALYAHNDDMAVGGIQAIKEAGLKPGKDILVVSIDAVPDIFQAMAAGEANATVELTPNMAGPAFDVLEAYLKDKKEPPKWIQTESKLYTPADDPMKVYEAKKGLGY
- a CDS encoding ABC transporter permease; translation: MRIELEKRPQVSKLFGFVSPLLALVLTLIAGSIMFALLGKDPVGALDAFFVEPLLEVWSLHELAIKAAPLILIAVGLSVCYRSNNWNIGAEGQFTIGAIAGSILPIVFYDWHSPIVLPLMLIMGATGGALFAAIPALLKAHFNTNEILTSLMLVYIAQLFLDWLIRGAWRDPKGFNFPVSRDFAPEAVLPAIWEESGRAHWAFVLAILAAILIWFMMRYTLKGFEIVVLGQSERAGRFAGFSSRRMIWFSFLLSGALAGLAGICEVSGSIGHLQPAISPGYGFTAIIVAFLGRLNPLGITASGLVLALTYLGGEAAQLSIGVSDKVTRVFQGLLLFFVLSCDTLIFYRIRIVWSRVQAVTGKVAQ
- the yjfF gene encoding galactofuranose ABC transporter, permease protein YjfF, with translation MNSRYLPLLATIVIFVLSYAACALQYPNMLSTRVAGNLLTDNAFLGIAAVGMTFVIISGGIDLSIGSVIAFTGVFLAVVLRDTSIHPLAAFALVLAITTAFGGLMGAVIHYLKMPAFIVTLAGMFLARGMSYVLSIDSIPIDHDYYSTLTGIYYRLPGGGRLTLVGGVMLLVFIAGVFIAHRTRFGANVYALGGGVQTAELMGVPVGPTTIRIYALSGFLAGLSGIVFSLYTSAGYSLAAVGVELDAIAAVVIGGTLLTGGAGFVAGTFIGLLIQGLIQTYITFDGTLSSWWTKILIGLLLFAFILMQKAILFLSSLNKRYA
- a CDS encoding ABC transporter permease, producing the protein MNSSLKALSIRLAPQLIALAVILLLNFIMFPQFFNVVVQNDRLYGSLIDVLNRGAPVALLAIGMTLVIATKGIDLSVGAVIAICGAVAASSIVSGNPLAYTLITTLCVGLLCGVWNGFLVAILNIQPIIATLVLMVAGRGIAQLITEGVIMTFNDPGLIFFGSGSFAFLPMPVVIWLIAGALVILLVRRTALGMLIESVGINRRASTLSGVRTPVLLMAVYMLSALCAAIAGIIVAADIKGADANNAGLWLELDAILAVVVGGNSLLGGRFSILGSLIGAMIIQAVNTGILLSGFPPEFNLIIKAVIVLIILIIQSPALQSAAVFFSRKPEARAELSK
- the ytfR gene encoding galactofuranose ABC transporter, ATP-binding protein YtfR: MIHEFENVLVASGISKFFPGAVALDRVDFTLRKGEVHALLGENGAGKSTLIKCLTGAYRRDDGRLALEGSEIDPTDTLAAQRLGIGTVYQEVNLLPNLSVAENLFLGRQPLRFGMIDTRAMNRMSRELLAQYGLDIDVTAQLDRFSVAVQQVIAIARAVDLSGKVLILDEPTASLDTHEVAMLFNVINDLKRRGLGIVFITHFLEQVYAISDRITVLRNGRLVGTREVAELPRQALIPMMLGRELAQTEEAAKERTTVAGSVKYRFEGYGKRGKVKPFDLDIRVGEVVGIAGLLGSGRTETAELFFGIEHADSGRAVIDGKVVALSSPRAAIRHGFGFCPEDRKTDGIIGDLSIRENIALALQARRGWARPLSRGEQNALADQYIKALDIRTTDREKPIRLLSGGNQQKAILARWLATNPDFLILDEPTRGIDVGAHAEIIRLIEELCAKGMSLIVISSELEELVAYSSRVVVLRDREHVAQLAGDRLTASHVIDAIVAAEQKMEDA
- a CDS encoding ABC transporter ATP-binding protein, whose protein sequence is MNALPSGALLSVRKLTKLFGSFTACNEIDLDIASGEIHALLGENGAGKSTLVKMLFGVLEPTAGDIFWDGKPVAIVAPGEARKLGIGMVFQHFSLFEALTVAENIALSLDDKIPIGRIAEEARALSRAYGLPLDPHAHVADLSVGERQRIEIVRALLQNPKLIILDEPTSVLTPQEADKLFETLFKLKAEGRSVLYISHRLEEVQRICDRATVLRHGRVTGACDPKRETTGSLARMMVGSHVASVSHPDRGNVGDVQLAVSSLSVAARTPFATPLRDVSLAVRSGEILAIAGVAGNGQGELFDALSGEYPVAQPEAIMIRRKPVGTQGITARRLLGAGFVPEERHGHAAVSAMKLSDNVVLARSQSDRRAFLGGGFLKVIRRAAVRSAAKRISESMDVRKSGEDPAAGALSGGNLQKFIVGRELDRQPAVLVVNQPTWGVDAGAASHIRQALVDLARAGSAVLVISQDLDEIFEVATDIAVISEGRLSPPFPAGELTRERIGILMGGLHESRPAAEAGDAH
- a CDS encoding ABC transporter permease, yielding MIFEAILLTVITAATPLVIAAFGELVTERAGVLNLGVEGMMIMGAVGAFAAAQATGSPYIGLLAGIATGAVFSLFFGFLTLTLVTNQVATGLSLTILGLGASGMLGESYVGIPGIKVPQVYIPYLSEIPFIGPVLFHQDLVFYLSIVLVIGINWFLFKSRSGLKLRAIGDNHGSAHALGIDVIRTRYLAVMFGGACAGLAGAQLSLVYTPQWVENMAAGRGWIALALVVFASWRPWRVLAGGYLFGAVSIGQLHAQAFGIGIPSQFLSMLPYAATIVVLIIISHNRRTTLINTPASLGKAFVPDR
- a CDS encoding BMP family ABC transporter substrate-binding protein, whose translation is MKKLALALAATAALVISVGSTAQAADKTKVCFIYVGTRTDGGWTQAHENGRLEVEKEFGDKVETPYLESVPEGPDAERAIERMARSGCSLIFTTSFGFMDATIKVAQKFPKVKFEHATGFKAAENVATYNSRFYEGRYIQGQIAAKMSKKGLAGYIASFPIPEVVMGINAFELGAKSVNPDFKLKVVWANTWFDPGKEADAAKALIDQGVDILTQHTDTTAPMQVAAERGIMAFGQASDMIKAGPKTQLTAIVDTWGAYYIKRTRALLEGTWKSEQIWDGLKDGILTMAPYTNMPDDVKKMAEETEAKIKSGELHPFTGPINKQDGTPWLKDGEKADDGTLLGMNFYVQGVDDKLPQ